TTTCTTTCACTGGTTTTGTTGGTTTAGCAAATGAAATCATGTCATCTTTGGTAAATCAATAATTTTGTTTTATTAAGTGTTGATTCATTTGGCAGCTAAATTCCATATTTGTCGTGTAATcacggtgattgcgtacaaaatatTGTGCCAGCAAATATATTGCCTTTGTAGTAGTGCAAAAAAAAAGTAAGTGCTGATTCATTTGGcatatttttttttttttgcgggtaattcATTCGGCAGCTAAAGTCCATATTTGTCATGTAATGACCGTGATTGCGTACAAAATAGTGTGCCAGCAATATACGTAGTCTTTGTGGTAGTGCAAAATCCTTGCTCAGTCTTATTCAATTAGTACCTCCTAAAGAGTGGTGCTCTATTTTAGCCACCGGATCGGCCCGTATCACTTTACGAGCTGCTACCTTAATTAACATGGTAACTCCATTGGTTTCCCAAAAGGAAAACATGGTAACTCCATTGGCTGTTTCCTAAAATAACGCATGGTAACTCCATATTAGCAGGGCAGCGTCTACTACAGTACTATAATTAGCCCTCGGGCGCCTCTGATTTTCTTCAGCAATCCACGTTTTTGCAGCCATGGAGCTTACCCTCGTATTCTCCCTTCTCGCCCTCTTCTGTCTCCACGGCGTGAGCGCCGACAGGGTTAACTTCACCTCCTTGTTTGCCCTCGGCGACTCCAACATCGACACCGGCAACCTGGTGCTCTTGGCTACTCCGGATGTGCCTGTGTTCAATAACAAGCCTCCTTACGGCAAGACCTTCTTTGGCCACCCCAATGGCCGGTTCAGCGACGGGAGAGTCACCATCGATTTCATCGGTAAGTTGAATCATCTGATAATTCGTGGAGTCAAGTGAGCACTTTGCTCAAAATTTGATTAGATGGAATTTGAATACCTGATCATGTACCTTGTTCTTTTGGTTTGGTACTAGCCGAGGAGTTTGGTCTCCCTCTTCTTCGACCCTCCCTGCAGAATAACCCAGACATCTCCAAGGGGGTCAATTTCGCTGTCGGCGGCGCGACGTCTCTCAACGCCGACTTCTTCGAGAGGAACAAATATGTTAATTTCAAGCTTCTAAACAGTTCTCTGAACGTGCAGCTGGACTGGTTCGAGAAACTCAAGCCATCGTTTTGCAAGACGGCAGGTCTGCGGCACGCTCCCTTGTCTAGCCGTTACAGTGCTTAATTCTTGGCTGTTGCATACATACTGAGAAACTGCTTGATACGTACAGGACCAAGTGAATGCTTCAAGAAAACCCTCTTCGTCGTCGGGGAGTTTGGAGTGAACGACTACAACCTGGCATGGGGTGCGGGGAAGTCTGAAGCCGAAGTGAGGTCTTATGTACCTCAAGTTGTGCAAAATATTGCCAATGCCGCTGATGTATGTATACATTGTGCAATTTCTTTAGTTCTGCTTCAGCTTTTTTGTACACAACACACCATTTTTGCACTGTAATAATATTATAGGACGCGATACGGCACTAAACTGGTCAGCTTAATTACCTTGGTACAACAGGTGCTCATCAAAGGAGGTGCAACTTACGTGGTCCTGCCGGGGATCCCGCCGATCGGGTGCTCGCCGTCCCTGCTGGCGACCCGCGTGAGCCTCAACAAGGCGAAGGAGTTCGACCAGCTCGGCTGCCTAAGCGACGCCAACCGCGTGGCCAAGTACCACAACACCGAGCTCCGTAATGCGATCGACGGTCTGAGGGGCAAGTACGCGCATGCCAAGGTCATCAAGGCTGACTTCTACAGCCCGATCATCAATATCCTCCAAAACCCCGGCCGGTTCGGTACGTAAGAAAAAGAAGTTCTGCGTGCATGGGTTGCATGTGCGTGTGCATGAGTTTTCTGAAATTTTGCGACCAATCTGCATGCATGCAGGAGTGGCCGGCGGCGACGTTCTACGGGCTTGCTGCGGAGGCGGCGGGAAGTACAACTGGAACATCAGCGCCGTGTGTAGCCAACCGGGGGTGGCCGCCTGCAAGGATCCCTCGGCGTTCGTGAGCTGGGACGGGACTCACTTCACGGAGGCCACGTACCGCTACGTCGCCAAAGGGTGGCTCTCCGGTCCTTACTCCGATCCGCCCATACTGAATGCTCATAACTAGGAGTATTAGAGAGGAGCCCGGAATAAAGAGGTGTCGTAAAAAGTTCCACGATTCACGAATATGTTCATATCATGTTTTAGATGGAATCAATAAAAGATTAGCATTAGACAATTGGTTTGAGAGACTTTTCTTTTATGGGGAGAGAACTGAAACGACCCGAGGAAAGTTGAGAGTAATCTTCAGCAGCGACTTGCTATTGTTGCATGCTGTACTTCTGATTTGAAACTCATCGTGAAACTCAAGAATTTTTGTCAAAAAAAACCACCTGTCCAACGTAATTagcaaaaaagatcatctttaaatGAAATTGTCAGAAGAGACCACACCAGTCGTGGCGACAGGCGCGCCAGCCGAAGTGTGGCCCTGCGGCAGCAGGTGCATACCAACCAGGCCGCGCCCAAAACGGAACTGGGAGTGCATGTGGTCTCTGCAGCCTAGAGGCAGGACTGTTTGCCTGCTACTACATTTCATTTCGTCTGCGTTTCGTTTCGTCCGACGAATATTATTCGTATGCCCTTGCTGTTGATTCCTAGACGTTTCATCTGTGTATTATTTCGTCTGACGAATAATGCCACAAATTTGTATGGCCTTGCTGTTTATTCCTAGGTGTTTCATCTGTGTATTGTTTCTTCTGCGTTTTGTTTCGTCTAATGAATAATGCCACAAATTTGTATGGCCTTGTTGTTGATTCCTAAGCATGCAGTGCACTGTTTTTGCAAATAATAATCGCCGCCGTAGGCCTTGTCGTCGGCCTCCTCGCGCCGGCTGATTCACCCGGCGAACCTTCACCGCCGCGGGTCTCATCGTCGGCCTCCTCGCGTCAGGCGAGTCACCCGGCGGATCTGCTACGCCACGAGCCTCATCGTCGGCCTCTTCGCACCGGCCTCATCGCCTGGCGAACCTTCACCGCCGCAGGCCTCATCGTCGGCCTCATCGTCCGGTGGGTCTTCGCCGCCGCAGGTCTCATCGTCGGCCTTCTTGCACCGACATCATCGCCGGGCAGACCTGCTCTGTGGCGGGCctcatcgtcgtcctcctcgcgccggcCTCAGCGCCTGTCTGCCTCCTCGCGTACCTTCGCCGCCGCATGCTTCATCGTTGGCCTCCTCGCGCCGCATCATCGCCCTGGCGTTGAAGCCAGCGCGAGGAagccaacgatgaggccggcgacgGAGCAGGTCTGCCTGGCGATGATGTCAGcacgaggaggccgatgatgaggtCTGCGGTGGAGCAGGTCCACCGGGCGATGAGGCCGATGATGAGGCTCGTGACAGAGGCTCGAATTATTATTTGTAAATAAACAATTATTATTTACAAAAATAATGTACTGCTTGTCTAGGAATCAACAACAGAGGTATACGAATATGTGACATTTATTTGTCACACGAAACGAAATGCAGATGAAACAAAACACAAACGAAACGAAGGTAGCATCATGCAAACAATGCTATCGCCACGCTGCTAGGCGGCAGGGACTACATGCAGCCCCCGTTCCGTCTTTGGGCGCTGGCTTGCTGTTACGCGCTGCTGCCGCCTGGGCATCTGGCGGCAGGTGCTGCCGGCAGGCGGCATGGCGGCAGATGTCACGCTTCGGCTGGCGCGCCTGACGTCACGATTGGACAGTCTTTTTTGTCAGTTTCATTCCAAGGTGATCTTTTTTGCCAATTCTATTAGATAGGTGGTCCTTGACAAAAAAGTCAAAACTCAATGGTTCGAGCAACAAAGTGAGTCGAACGGAAATTATACTAGACGGTCTAGCGTCCAGTtataaacaaatccaagaaagtccAAACTTTTATTATccactagtaagcttgcacgtgcaacgcacgccaACACTGACACACATTATATTATTAAACATCTATAGTTCTAAAATAATGCATATGTGCTATTTGTGCAAATGAATGAATGAAAAGGTGATCTGTATAATGTGCAAGGATTGCATCTAAAATGGTAAGTacaatattttgcaaaatattcctgGAATAAAAAGTTAATTATTTCAAGTGCATGATTTCACCATTTACACAAAACGAAGTGATGATTTGGATAGTTTACACAAAATGTACCAAAAAAATTCCCACAACATGTGGGGATTCATTTAGTTTAACTAAAATCAACAACCATTTCTTTATATTCGAAAGGTGCTTCGTCTCTGCACTTAAAAACCTTCATAGCATATGAGATTTAGATAGATACACAAAATGTGTGTGCTCATGTCCTTGCATGTTGGAAACAAGCATCAACAACATTTACACTCTTGTAGAGGAAATAGTGTTTGGGCAATCAACAACCAGTCACATGGTCTCTTCTACATTGGATCCAAAAAGAAAAGGAAGATTGAATGGAACTGAAACTCACAAATAGGTAGACATGCTTTCAATCTGTTGGCTAGAATTTGACAAATGCACTTGTCAGGAGTTAgccctgtgcgttcggtttattcggtttacatggttcggtttatacggtttttcggtatgtacggtattaatacttcggtaaatacggtatgaaattaaaatacggttcggtttcggtatataccaaattatttcggtatggtttcggtatataccataaaaaccaaagttgacgcgaatttgaaaatgacgtaataataatttgcaaatttatgactcaaaacacattctattttacacaaatagtatatgactatatatataagtatatatgcatgcattgattcatctgttgatggttatggacgtgcttagcattttaaaaagagaaaaatgacaatgttacaagaaaaatgttggtgcttagtagtgaatttgactcatgtacaagaaaaatgacaacttgtacggttgttcatctcaagaaatataaatttatcttttacttcggtttattcggttaaccattcagtttttcggtatataccataaaatccaaagttcaaatcggtatgaaaagttcataccataccgaaaccacaaaccataaaaacaaaaaattcggttcggttcggtttattttcggtatggtttttcggttcggttttaaaATGCACAGAGTGATCAGGAGTACTCTATCAATTATCTTTCATCTTCTCAAGATTAAGCACTTTAGCTGAGGCGAAGAAACGAA
Above is a window of Triticum dicoccoides isolate Atlit2015 ecotype Zavitan chromosome 5B, WEW_v2.0, whole genome shotgun sequence DNA encoding:
- the LOC119305821 gene encoding GDSL esterase/lipase At5g45910-like — its product is MELTLVFSLLALFCLHGVSADRVNFTSLFALGDSNIDTGNLVLLATPDVPVFNNKPPYGKTFFGHPNGRFSDGRVTIDFIAEEFGLPLLRPSLQNNPDISKGVNFAVGGATSLNADFFERNKYVNFKLLNSSLNVQLDWFEKLKPSFCKTAGPSECFKKTLFVVGEFGVNDYNLAWGAGKSEAEVRSYVPQVVQNIANAADVLIKGGATYVVLPGIPPIGCSPSLLATRVSLNKAKEFDQLGCLSDANRVAKYHNTELRNAIDGLRGKYAHAKVIKADFYSPIINILQNPGRFGVAGGDVLRACCGGGGKYNWNISAVCSQPGVAACKDPSAFVSWDGTHFTEATYRYVAKGWLSGPYSDPPILNAHN